The following proteins come from a genomic window of Terribacillus aidingensis:
- a CDS encoding response regulator transcription factor: MEQTTILVVEDEKNMARLLQLELEHEGFAVDVKYDGLDALEAFYANSYQFILLDVMLPSLSGMELLRRIRKQDAQVPVMLLTARDAVPDKVSGFDLGATDYMTKPFEIEELLARIRAHLRHTVTAATVQDPVLQVGDLTLDEKTRTVIRGKNEVELTPREYDLLLFLMKHEKQVLTRDQLLERVWGFQYAGDTNVVDVYIRYLRKKIDTGEKRKLIKTVRGVGYTIKDEEK, translated from the coding sequence ATGGAGCAGACGACAATCCTTGTAGTGGAAGATGAAAAGAATATGGCAAGGCTGCTGCAGCTTGAGCTGGAGCATGAGGGCTTTGCTGTTGATGTAAAATACGACGGTTTGGATGCATTAGAAGCATTTTATGCCAATTCCTATCAATTCATCCTGCTTGATGTGATGCTGCCGTCATTGAGCGGGATGGAATTGCTTCGCCGCATCCGTAAGCAGGATGCGCAAGTTCCTGTCATGCTGCTGACAGCAAGGGATGCCGTGCCTGATAAGGTAAGCGGTTTTGATCTAGGTGCAACAGACTATATGACGAAGCCATTTGAAATCGAAGAATTATTGGCTCGGATACGCGCCCATCTTCGCCATACTGTGACAGCCGCAACAGTACAAGATCCGGTGCTGCAGGTTGGGGATTTAACGCTTGATGAAAAGACAAGAACCGTCATCCGCGGTAAAAATGAAGTTGAGCTGACACCGCGGGAATATGATTTATTATTGTTCCTCATGAAGCATGAAAAACAGGTGCTGACACGCGATCAGCTCCTTGAAAGAGTCTGGGGCTTCCAATATGCCGGTGACACAAATGTGGTCGATGTGTATATCCGGTATTTGCGGAAAAAAATTGATACAGGTGAGAAACGCAAGCTGATTAAGACAGTACGAGGTGTCGGATATACGATCAAGGATGAAGAGAAGTGA
- a CDS encoding PepSY domain-containing protein: MKKKWIIPAAVVVLLVAIFGIYQMQASAGEPEMTVDQARQQAEKQYNATVTEIELDRSGSEPRYDIDLENGEKLYDLTLNGNTGEVISLKESSIQKTLPSTDNTDQSQAAGDDQQQGENDQSTDDQQQSDKEPTAPSQKQASQAEVKITMDEAIKIATDEVGGSVTDAEFDEEDGLPVYELDLKTADDEAEVVINAQSGEIVTITYDSEED, translated from the coding sequence GTGAAGAAAAAGTGGATTATACCTGCTGCAGTTGTCGTGCTTTTAGTTGCAATCTTTGGTATATATCAAATGCAGGCATCAGCTGGAGAACCGGAGATGACAGTCGATCAAGCACGTCAGCAAGCGGAGAAACAATATAATGCAACCGTAACCGAAATCGAATTGGATCGCAGCGGAAGCGAGCCAAGGTATGATATCGATTTGGAAAATGGAGAAAAGCTCTATGATTTGACACTGAATGGCAATACTGGTGAAGTAATCAGTTTGAAAGAGAGCAGCATACAGAAAACTTTACCAAGTACGGACAATACAGATCAGAGTCAGGCAGCTGGTGATGATCAGCAACAGGGTGAAAACGATCAATCTACTGACGATCAGCAGCAATCAGATAAAGAGCCGACAGCTCCATCACAAAAGCAGGCATCACAGGCTGAAGTGAAAATCACTATGGACGAAGCAATAAAAATCGCGACAGACGAAGTAGGCGGCAGCGTGACTGATGCGGAGTTTGATGAAGAGGACGGACTGCCGGTTTATGAGCTTGATCTCAAAACAGCTGACGATGAAGCGGAAGTTGTCATCAATGCTCAGTCTGGAGAAATTGTAACCATCACATATGATAGTGAAGAAGATTGA
- a CDS encoding flavin reductase family protein produces MDNRTFRDAMGKFATGITIVTTEVAGEIKGMTVNAFMSVSLEPKLIAVSIDKKASLYDILQTNPTFGVSVLKEEQKDVSMVFAKQKEQENPVPITKLKEVPVVDGALVNLACKVVDKVIAGDHVILIGEVEDLVLRDGDPILYFGGSYREIKAT; encoded by the coding sequence ATGGATAATCGAACGTTTAGAGATGCAATGGGGAAATTCGCAACTGGTATTACAATTGTTACGACTGAGGTTGCTGGGGAGATAAAAGGGATGACTGTGAACGCCTTTATGTCCGTATCACTGGAACCAAAGCTTATTGCCGTATCAATCGATAAAAAAGCGTCCTTATATGATATTTTGCAAACAAATCCTACATTTGGAGTTAGTGTCCTGAAAGAGGAACAAAAGGATGTCAGCATGGTATTTGCCAAGCAGAAAGAGCAGGAGAATCCTGTGCCGATCACAAAGCTGAAGGAGGTTCCAGTTGTTGATGGTGCTCTTGTCAATTTAGCGTGTAAAGTCGTGGATAAAGTGATCGCTGGTGATCATGTTATCCTGATCGGAGAAGTGGAAGACTTGGTGCTGCGTGATGGTGATCCTATTCTGTACTTTGGTGGCAGTTACCGAGAAATCAAAGCAACATAA
- the parC gene encoding DNA topoisomerase IV subunit A — translation MENYLDLPLEEVIGDRFGRYSKYIIQDRALPDARDGLKPVQRRILYAMFDERNTHDKPFRKAAKTVGAVIGNFHPHGDTSVYEAMVRLSQTWKVRNVLIEMHGNNGSVDGDPPAAMRYTETRLSSIASELLRDIDKNTVDFVPNFDDTNAEPTVLPAKFPNLLVNGSTGISAGYATEIPPHHLGEVIDAVIMRMDKPNATVEELMTVMKGPDFPTGGIIQGVDGIKKAYETGKGKIIVRGRTSIEDLKGGKQQIVIDEIPYEVNKANLVKRMDELRLDRKVEGVAEVRDETDRTGMRIVVELKKEADAQGILHYLYKNTDLQISYNFNMVAIKDRTPQLLGLASLLDAYIGHQREVVTRQSAYTLQKAKDRKHIVEGLIKAISILDELIATIRASKDKADAKQQIEEAYGFTEAQAEAIVNLQLYRLTNTDITALQREAQELDEQIQKLEDILKNEKTLLKVIKQDLRTIKKTYLTDRRSQIEDEIEELKINLEVMVASEDVLVTVTHDGYIKRTSLRSYQASNGEDLAIKEEDHLIGMQEINTTDKLLVFTNKGKFSFMPVHELPDIRWKDQGQHLANIVSMDKDEKVIASIPVRDFKQGGYLVFFTKNGSVKRSELQLYEATRANKSLTAINLKAGDEVCHVSLTDGSKQLFMATNSGYGLWFTEEEVSPIGIRAAGVKGMQLKEGEYIVGAQAFELKHSPSVVVITHRGSAKRMKLKEFEPSGRAKRGVVMLRELKKNPHRIVGFYVLEQNATIHMETKDKQDHVLEPMNLNANDRYSNGSYVLDADKHGEVIATYPEAVYDIAFPQDKA, via the coding sequence TTGGAAAACTATTTGGATCTGCCATTGGAGGAAGTCATCGGAGACCGATTCGGCAGATACAGTAAATATATCATTCAAGACCGCGCGCTGCCGGATGCCAGAGATGGACTGAAGCCGGTACAGCGCCGGATTTTATACGCAATGTTCGATGAGCGGAATACGCATGATAAACCATTTCGGAAGGCTGCCAAGACCGTCGGTGCGGTAATCGGTAACTTCCATCCACACGGAGACACTTCGGTTTATGAAGCAATGGTTCGACTCAGTCAAACTTGGAAAGTCCGTAATGTACTAATTGAGATGCATGGGAATAACGGTAGTGTAGATGGCGATCCGCCAGCTGCGATGCGTTATACAGAAACTAGGCTATCAAGCATCGCCTCTGAACTGCTGCGGGACATTGATAAAAATACCGTGGATTTTGTTCCGAACTTTGACGATACGAACGCGGAACCAACTGTTCTTCCGGCTAAATTTCCTAACCTGCTCGTCAATGGATCGACTGGGATCTCTGCTGGATATGCGACAGAAATACCGCCGCATCACCTTGGCGAGGTAATCGATGCTGTTATTATGCGCATGGATAAACCGAATGCAACGGTTGAAGAATTGATGACTGTCATGAAAGGTCCGGATTTCCCGACAGGCGGTATCATCCAAGGAGTAGACGGAATCAAGAAAGCGTACGAAACAGGTAAAGGCAAGATCATCGTGCGCGGAAGAACGAGCATTGAGGATCTCAAAGGCGGCAAACAGCAGATTGTCATCGATGAAATTCCTTATGAGGTGAATAAAGCGAATCTCGTCAAACGAATGGACGAACTGCGTCTGGACCGTAAAGTCGAGGGTGTCGCAGAGGTGCGTGACGAAACAGACCGTACCGGCATGCGAATTGTAGTCGAACTCAAAAAAGAAGCAGATGCCCAAGGTATCTTGCATTATCTATATAAAAATACCGATTTGCAGATTTCTTATAACTTCAATATGGTGGCAATCAAGGATAGAACGCCGCAGCTGTTAGGTTTAGCGAGTTTGCTTGATGCTTATATCGGCCACCAGAGAGAAGTTGTCACGCGACAATCTGCTTATACACTGCAAAAAGCGAAAGACCGGAAGCATATCGTTGAAGGATTGATAAAGGCTATTTCCATTCTTGACGAATTGATTGCTACCATTCGTGCATCCAAGGATAAAGCTGATGCAAAGCAGCAGATCGAGGAAGCTTACGGCTTTACAGAGGCACAAGCAGAAGCGATTGTGAACTTACAGTTATATCGCTTGACGAACACGGACATAACAGCTCTGCAGCGAGAAGCACAGGAGTTGGATGAACAGATCCAAAAGCTCGAAGATATTTTAAAGAACGAAAAGACATTGCTCAAAGTGATCAAACAGGATCTTCGGACAATCAAAAAAACCTATCTTACCGATCGACGCTCACAAATTGAGGATGAAATCGAAGAATTGAAGATTAATTTGGAGGTAATGGTTGCATCAGAGGACGTTCTGGTCACTGTTACACATGATGGCTATATCAAACGGACAAGCCTTCGCTCCTATCAGGCGTCCAACGGTGAGGATTTGGCGATCAAGGAAGAAGATCATCTGATCGGCATGCAGGAAATCAATACTACTGATAAACTGCTCGTCTTCACAAATAAAGGGAAGTTCAGTTTCATGCCGGTGCATGAGCTGCCGGATATCCGCTGGAAGGATCAAGGGCAGCATCTAGCTAATATCGTGAGCATGGATAAGGATGAAAAAGTGATTGCCAGCATTCCAGTGCGTGATTTCAAGCAAGGCGGCTATCTTGTTTTCTTCACAAAAAACGGTTCAGTCAAACGAAGTGAGCTCCAGCTTTATGAAGCGACACGAGCTAATAAATCGCTGACTGCCATCAATTTGAAAGCTGGTGACGAAGTTTGTCACGTGTCTCTGACTGATGGAAGCAAGCAGCTGTTCATGGCCACAAATTCAGGATATGGTTTATGGTTTACCGAAGAAGAAGTAAGCCCGATCGGAATACGTGCAGCAGGCGTGAAAGGCATGCAGCTGAAAGAAGGCGAGTATATTGTCGGTGCCCAGGCATTCGAACTGAAGCATTCGCCAAGTGTTGTTGTCATCACGCATAGAGGCTCGGCAAAACGGATGAAACTGAAGGAATTCGAACCATCCGGCCGAGCAAAACGCGGTGTTGTGATGCTCCGTGAGCTGAAAAAGAACCCGCATCGAATTGTAGGTTTTTATGTATTGGAGCAGAACGCCACAATTCATATGGAAACGAAGGATAAGCAGGATCACGTTCTTGAGCCAATGAATTTGAATGCAAATGACCGTTATAGCAATGGATCTTATGTTTTAGATGCTGACAAGCATGGAGAGGTTATCGCCACATATCCGGAAGCAGTATACGATATTGCGTTTCCGCAAGACAAAGCTTAA
- a CDS encoding C45 family peptidase: MKQIHSNVFTYRGSHYDFGVMQGERLKNTPLYAYQQKQKERNRRRFTVDPADAFRMFRSYHPGIYEELTGLSDALGLSIEETLMDYSGFQQEWRINSGCSIVTGNDFLARNYDYHPKTYEGRFLLYQPSDREYFATIGPSQRILGRIDGMNEKGLTIGYNFVHQRFPEEGFICNMLSRIILETCTTTEEAAKKLTQMPHRHSFNYVINDASGVRRVVEGSPRGTAVREASYSTNHFDVLTKENRHHLVDSKRRFDAIQTHYKENIDASEGFRLLNDPKHDVFSDQYRNWGGTIHTSVYKPKELKMGFAIGNQQPNEVDFGNWLKGEDLPFSQFTGDLDTDVRIPYMGE, from the coding sequence ATGAAACAGATACATTCCAATGTTTTCACTTACCGTGGATCACATTATGATTTCGGCGTCATGCAAGGAGAGCGCCTGAAAAATACACCGTTATACGCATACCAGCAAAAACAAAAAGAGCGGAACCGCCGCCGTTTTACGGTTGATCCGGCCGATGCTTTCCGCATGTTCCGCAGCTATCATCCTGGTATTTATGAAGAGCTTACCGGACTCAGTGATGCACTCGGCCTTTCCATCGAGGAAACACTGATGGATTACAGCGGCTTCCAGCAAGAGTGGAGGATCAACTCCGGCTGTTCGATCGTCACGGGTAATGACTTTCTTGCACGTAATTATGATTACCACCCGAAAACATATGAGGGTCGCTTCCTTTTATACCAGCCATCAGACAGAGAATATTTTGCCACAATCGGTCCATCGCAGCGGATTCTCGGACGTATTGATGGCATGAATGAAAAAGGGCTGACTATAGGCTATAACTTTGTGCATCAACGTTTTCCGGAGGAAGGTTTCATTTGCAATATGCTATCGCGTATCATTCTGGAGACGTGTACGACGACAGAAGAAGCAGCTAAAAAGCTGACGCAAATGCCGCATCGCCACTCCTTCAACTATGTGATAAATGATGCATCCGGAGTCCGTCGTGTGGTAGAAGGCAGCCCGCGCGGTACCGCAGTTAGAGAAGCGAGTTATAGTACGAACCATTTTGATGTGCTGACAAAAGAGAACCGTCATCATCTTGTGGACAGTAAACGACGATTTGATGCTATCCAGACGCATTACAAAGAAAATATTGATGCATCAGAGGGTTTTCGTCTCCTGAACGATCCCAAACATGACGTTTTCTCAGACCAGTATCGCAATTGGGGAGGTACAATCCATACCTCTGTCTACAAACCAAAGGAATTGAAGATGGGATTTGCTATCGGAAATCAGCAGCCAAACGAGGTTGATTTCGGCAACTGGCTCAAGGGTGAAGACTTGCCATTCAGTCAGTTTACAGGTGATTTGGACACGGATGTCCGCATTCCTTATATGGGAGAATGA
- the parE gene encoding DNA topoisomerase IV subunit B produces MAKQASHYSDDSIQVLEGLEAVRKRPGMYIGSTDSRGLHHLVYEIVDNSVDEALAGHGDKINVTIHEDNSISVEDFGRGMPTGMHATGRPTPEVIFTVLHAGGKFGQGGYSTSGGLHGVGASVVNALSEWLEVTIHRDGNIYSQRFEHGGKPATSLVKQGKTKKTGTSIHFKPDPSMFSTTSYNFDTLAERLREAAFLLKGVAFHIEDKRSDKEETYLYPDGLQSFVDYLNEEKDTLHPVLAFEGEQQDIEIFFAFQFNDGYTETMLSFVNNVRTKDGGTHEAGAKSGMTRVFNEYARRNNLLKEKDKNLEGTDIREGLTAIVSVRIPEALLQFEGQTKSKLGTSEARSAVDALVSEKLSYFLSENPDIAGMLVKKAIRAKEAREAARKAREDARSGKKKKRKDTLLSGKLTPAQSRNPQKNELYLVEGDSAGGSAKQGRDRKFQAVLPLRGKVINTEKAKLQDVMKNEEISTIIHTIGAGVGAEFDLEDVQYDKVVIMTDADTDGAHIQILLLTFFYRYMKELIEAGKVFIALPPLYKISKGKGKKEVIRYAWSDEEMREIVQELKNGYTIQRYKGLGEMNADQLWETTMDPATRTLIRVTIEDFARAERRITTLMGDKVEPRRKWIESNVAFGMEEDGNILENDKLHN; encoded by the coding sequence TTGGCAAAACAAGCATCGCATTACTCAGATGACTCTATTCAAGTGCTTGAAGGACTTGAAGCGGTCAGAAAGCGTCCCGGCATGTATATCGGTAGTACTGACAGTCGGGGATTACATCATTTAGTTTATGAAATTGTCGATAATAGTGTGGATGAGGCACTTGCAGGGCATGGTGACAAGATTAATGTGACCATTCATGAAGACAACAGTATTTCTGTTGAAGACTTTGGCCGCGGGATGCCTACCGGCATGCATGCTACAGGAAGACCTACTCCTGAGGTCATATTCACAGTACTTCATGCCGGAGGGAAATTCGGTCAGGGCGGATATTCGACAAGCGGAGGATTGCACGGTGTTGGTGCATCTGTCGTTAACGCTCTTTCCGAGTGGCTCGAAGTAACGATCCACCGGGATGGCAATATCTACTCTCAACGGTTTGAGCATGGAGGAAAACCTGCCACTTCGCTCGTGAAACAAGGTAAAACAAAGAAAACAGGAACCAGCATCCATTTCAAGCCGGATCCGTCCATGTTTTCTACAACTAGCTACAACTTTGACACGCTTGCTGAACGTTTGCGAGAAGCGGCTTTCTTGCTTAAGGGAGTGGCGTTCCATATTGAGGATAAGCGCAGCGATAAGGAAGAAACATATTTGTATCCTGATGGACTGCAGTCCTTCGTTGATTATTTGAACGAGGAGAAAGACACGCTTCATCCTGTGCTTGCTTTCGAAGGCGAGCAGCAGGATATCGAAATCTTCTTCGCATTCCAATTCAATGATGGGTATACCGAGACAATGCTCAGCTTTGTCAATAACGTCCGGACAAAGGACGGCGGTACCCATGAGGCCGGAGCAAAATCCGGTATGACTCGTGTATTCAATGAATACGCACGCCGGAATAATCTTTTAAAAGAAAAAGATAAGAACTTGGAAGGAACTGATATCCGGGAAGGTTTGACAGCTATTGTCAGTGTCCGGATACCAGAAGCACTGCTTCAATTCGAGGGACAGACGAAAAGTAAGCTCGGTACATCCGAGGCTCGCTCTGCTGTTGATGCTCTTGTATCAGAGAAGCTTTCTTACTTCCTTTCCGAAAATCCCGACATTGCCGGTATGCTGGTGAAAAAAGCGATACGTGCAAAGGAAGCGCGGGAAGCTGCTCGTAAGGCTCGCGAAGATGCCCGCAGCGGGAAGAAGAAGAAACGAAAAGATACGCTGTTAAGCGGAAAGCTGACACCAGCTCAATCGCGTAATCCGCAGAAAAATGAACTGTATCTGGTAGAGGGAGACTCTGCCGGCGGTTCTGCCAAGCAGGGACGAGACCGTAAGTTCCAAGCTGTCCTGCCTCTGCGAGGTAAAGTCATAAACACAGAAAAAGCCAAGCTGCAGGATGTTATGAAGAATGAAGAAATTTCAACGATCATTCACACAATTGGTGCTGGTGTCGGAGCTGAATTCGATTTAGAGGATGTGCAGTATGACAAAGTTGTCATCATGACCGATGCTGATACAGACGGTGCACATATCCAAATCCTGCTGCTTACTTTCTTCTACCGTTACATGAAGGAATTGATCGAAGCCGGCAAGGTATTCATTGCCCTTCCGCCTTTGTATAAGATTTCTAAAGGTAAAGGTAAAAAAGAAGTGATCCGCTATGCCTGGAGCGATGAAGAGATGCGTGAAATCGTCCAGGAATTGAAAAATGGCTATACGATCCAGCGTTACAAAGGTCTCGGCGAAATGAATGCCGACCAGCTTTGGGAAACAACGATGGATCCTGCCACTCGCACACTCATCCGAGTAACGATCGAGGACTTTGCTCGAGCTGAACGTCGTATCACGACGCTAATGGGCGATAAAGTTGAACCACGTCGTAAATGGATCGAGAGTAATGTCGCTTTCGGTATGGAAGAAGACGGGAATATCCTCGAAAACGACAAGTTGCACAACTAA
- a CDS encoding ATP-binding protein, whose protein sequence is MKLRTRIQLYIIVTLVILLLIVNMSIYFLFRQVSLHNSVDRLHEQGRALAETAATVDWKDTSRTSLFQADLPAEGMVRFIGTDGQSEGVITRAEKYRELPFTYTSQEKDQTYYHNGSWYAEVSIPVIRDNGIYTMQVAEELVSLQQTLQVLKYCLTIAGLIILIPSILGGRLLGSFLLRPILALTSTMQAIRKSGKWKRMETENRSHDELHALSETFNEMVDQLEENFTKQQQFVSDASHELKTPISIIKSYSKLLDRWGADDPAVQQEAVQAIHGETERMQALVDQLLILAKDDPELLQKEPVELGSIAETCAAAMQTAYQREIIVRSETDVMVSADSNMLKQVVYILLSNSIKYSDEHIEIAIKADHKEAILRVTDYGEGLDEKDQRRIFDRFYRVDKARTREKGGSGLGLAIAKQLVELHDGKIEVTSVLGEGSTFTVRLPV, encoded by the coding sequence GTGAAGCTGCGGACAAGGATCCAATTATACATAATTGTTACACTGGTGATCCTGTTGCTGATTGTAAATATGTCCATCTACTTCCTGTTCCGGCAAGTCAGTTTGCATAATAGTGTTGATCGATTGCATGAACAAGGGCGTGCCTTGGCAGAGACTGCTGCCACTGTCGACTGGAAAGATACATCACGTACCAGTTTGTTTCAAGCAGATTTGCCAGCAGAAGGGATGGTACGTTTCATCGGTACCGATGGACAAAGTGAGGGTGTGATAACGAGAGCGGAAAAGTATCGTGAGCTTCCTTTTACGTACACATCACAGGAAAAGGATCAAACGTATTATCATAATGGCAGCTGGTATGCAGAGGTGTCGATTCCTGTTATCCGGGATAATGGCATTTATACTATGCAAGTTGCTGAGGAGTTGGTCAGTCTCCAGCAGACGCTGCAGGTGCTTAAATATTGTCTTACGATAGCTGGATTGATCATTTTGATTCCATCCATACTCGGAGGCAGGCTGCTGGGCAGCTTCTTGCTACGGCCAATCCTGGCTTTGACATCGACTATGCAGGCCATCCGCAAGAGCGGAAAATGGAAGCGTATGGAAACTGAAAACAGAAGCCATGATGAATTGCACGCTTTGAGTGAGACCTTTAATGAAATGGTTGACCAGCTCGAAGAAAACTTTACAAAGCAGCAGCAATTCGTATCTGATGCTTCACATGAATTGAAGACTCCGATCAGCATCATTAAAAGCTATAGTAAGCTGCTGGATCGCTGGGGTGCCGACGACCCTGCTGTCCAGCAGGAAGCAGTACAAGCAATTCATGGTGAGACAGAACGGATGCAGGCTTTAGTCGACCAGCTGCTTATCTTAGCAAAAGATGATCCAGAATTGCTCCAAAAAGAACCGGTCGAGCTTGGCAGTATAGCAGAAACCTGTGCGGCAGCTATGCAAACAGCTTATCAAAGAGAAATCATTGTCCGCTCAGAGACCGATGTAATGGTCTCGGCAGATAGCAATATGCTGAAGCAGGTTGTCTATATATTGTTAAGCAATAGCATCAAATACAGTGACGAGCATATCGAGATAGCTATCAAAGCGGATCACAAGGAAGCCATCCTGCGTGTCACCGACTACGGAGAAGGGCTCGATGAGAAAGATCAGCGGCGTATATTCGATCGATTCTACCGAGTGGATAAAGCACGCACCCGTGAAAAAGGTGGCAGCGGTCTTGGTTTGGCCATTGCTAAACAGCTCGTAGAACTGCATGACGGGAAGATCGAAGTAACTAGCGTCTTGGGTGAAGGCTCTACGTTCACAGTACGTCTGCCAGTGTAA